The following coding sequences lie in one Palaemon carinicauda isolate YSFRI2023 chromosome 7, ASM3689809v2, whole genome shotgun sequence genomic window:
- the LOC137644559 gene encoding uncharacterized protein, producing the protein MMSPIAISTIVVVLLGVATADPSADPEPGHFGHGGFGGHHVGFGGHHGGIGFSRGLGYGGYRGKRSPVAEPEANPTALASPEPEAEPGHFGGFHSGHIGGFGGHHGSSFLGGFGGGYGGYRGKREAEAEPGHFGGIHGGHFGGFSGHHGGSFLGGFGGGYGGYRGKREAEAEPGHFGGIHGGHIGGFGGHHGGSFLGGFGGGYGGYRGKREAEAEPGHFGGIHGGHFGGFGGHHGGSFLGGFGGGYGGYRGKREAEAEPGHFGGFHSGFSGHHGVGGFGRGYGFYG; encoded by the exons ATGATGTCTCCG ATTGCTATTTCCACCATAGTGGTGGTCCTACTTGGTGTAGCAACAGCTGATCCTAGTGCTGATCCTGAACCCGGCCACTTTGGACATGGTGGATTTGGTGGACACCATGTAGGATTTGGTGGACATCACGGTGGAATCGGATTCAGTAGAGGATTAGGATACGGAGGATATCGTGGAAAGAGGAGTCCTGTAGCTGAGCCTGAAGCCAACCCCACTGCTCTTGCATCCCCAGAGCCAGAAGCTGAGCCAGGCCACTTTGGAGGTTTCCATAGTGGACATATCGGTGGATTCGGTGGCCATCATGGAAgcagcttccttggaggatttggtggaggttatggaggatatcgtggaaagagagaagctgaagcagaacctggtcactttggaggtatCCATGGTGGACATTTCGGTGGATTTAGTGGCCATCATGGAggcagcttccttggaggatttggtggaggttatggaggatatcgtggaaagagagaagctgaagcagaacctggtcactttggaggtatCCATGGTGGACATATCGGTGGATTCGGTGGCCATCATGGAggcagcttccttggaggatttggtggaggttatggaggatatcgtggaaagagagaagctgaagcagaacctggtcactttggaggtatCCACGGTGGACATTTCGGTGGATTCGGTGGCCATCATGGAggcagcttccttggaggatttggtggaggttatggaggatatcgtggaaagagagaagctgaagcagaacctggtcactttggaggtTTCCATAGTGGATTTTCCGGACATCATGGTGTTGGAGGTTTTGGAAGAGGATATGGCTTCTATGGTTAA
- the LOC137644560 gene encoding uncharacterized protein has translation MKSPIAISTIVVVLLGVATADPSADPEPGHFGHGGFGGHHGGIGFSRGLGYGGYRGKRSPVAEPEANPTALASPEPEAEPGHFGGFHGGHFGGFRGHHGGSFLGGFGGGYGGYRGKREAEAEPGHFGGIHGGHFGGFGGHHGGSFLGGFGGGYGGYRGKREAEAEPGHFGGIHGGHFGGFSGHHGGSFLGGFGGGYGGYRGKREAEAEPGHFGGIHGGHFGGFGGHHGGSFLGGFGGGYGGYRGKREAEAEPGHFGGKSNKSSKSILKSVLYEIDLTLHPSHKLDSSVIHRPKKKESVLADDFDIIERILVDHLNRYVGGNHLSPTLKFGFDKGLRACNALLTVSDTVHKSLAYGQEVRMIGFDFSAALDPVIYETLVFKLKQ, from the exons ATGAAGTCTCCG ATTGCTATTTCCACCATAGTGGTGGTCCTACTTGGTGTAGCAACAGCTGATCCTAGTGCTGATCCTGAACCCGGCCACTTTGGACATGGTGGATTTGGTGGACATCATGGTGGAATCGGATTCAGTAGAGGATTAGGATATGGAGGATACCGTGGAAAGAGGAGTCCTGTAGCCGAGCCTGAAGCCAATCCCACTGCTCTTGCATCCCCAGAACCAGAAGCTGAGCCAGGCCACTTTGGAGGTTTCCATGGTGGACATTTCGGTGGATTCAGAGGCCATCATGGAggcagcttccttggaggatttggtggaggttatggaggatatcgtggaaagagagaagctgaagcagaacctggtcactttggaggtatCCATGGTGGACATTTCGGTGGATTCGGTGGCCATCATGGAggcagcttccttggaggatttggaggaggttatggaggatatcgtggaaagagagaagctgaagcagaacctggtcactttggaggtatCCATGGTGGACATTTCGGTGGATTCAGTGGCCATCATGGAggcagcttccttggaggatttggaggaggttatggaggatatcgtggaaagagagaagctgaagcagaacctggtcactttggaggtatCCATGGTGGACATTTCGGTGGATTCGGTGGCCATCATGGAggcagcttccttggaggatttggtggaggttatggaggatatcgtggaaagagagaagctgaagcagaacctggtcactttggag GTAAAAGTAACAAAAGTAGCAAATCTATCCTTAAATCTGTACTTTATGAGATAGACTTAACACTTCACCCTTCACATAAACTAGATTCCTCTGTCATTCACCGTCCAAAGAAAAAAGAATCCGTTTTGGCTGATGATTTCGACA TTATTGAACGTATTTTGGTAGACCATCTAAATAGGTATGTTGGAGGTAATCATCTCTCCCCTACTTTGAAATTTGGCTTTgacaaaggccttagagcatgcaATGCCCTTCTCACAGTTTCCGATACAGTACACAAATCCCTAgcttatggtcaggaagttcgtatgattggctttgattttagtgctgccttagaccCTGTTATATATGaaacacttgttttcaaactcaagcagtag